The following coding sequences lie in one Lolium perenne isolate Kyuss_39 chromosome 2, Kyuss_2.0, whole genome shotgun sequence genomic window:
- the LOC127334242 gene encoding small ribosomal subunit protein eS27, whose amino-acid sequence MVLQNDIDLLNPPPELEKQKHKKKRLVQSPNSFFMDVKCQGCFSITTVFSHSQTVVVCSGCQTVLCQPTGGKARLTEGCSFRRKAD is encoded by the exons ATG GTGCTCCAGAACGACATCGATCTGCTCAACCCGCCGccggagctcgagaagcagaagcACAAGAAGAAGCGCCTCGTCCAGTcccccaactccttcttcatg GATGTCAAGTGCCAGGGCTGCTTCAGCAT TACAACTGTGTTCAGCCACTCCCAGACCGTTGTCGTGTGCTCGGGCTGCCAAACCGTGCTCTGCCAACCTACCGGAGGAAAGGCCAGGCTCACCGAGGGATGCTCCTTCCGCCGGAAGGCAGACTAG